One stretch of Oncorhynchus tshawytscha isolate Ot180627B linkage group LG19, Otsh_v2.0, whole genome shotgun sequence DNA includes these proteins:
- the LOC112221506 gene encoding SKI family transcriptional corepressor 1 homolog-B-like, whose protein sequence is MECNPPQLPAIRDSSCSPPSSKQDLPTFNPNMKPNQVSETALYGISIVCLVLDGQERLCLAQISNTLLKNYSYNEIHNRRVALGITCVQCTPVQLEILRRAGAMPISSRRCGMITKREAERLCKSFIGAHNPPKLPENFAFDVSHECTWGSRGNFIPARYNSSRAKCIKCSFCNMYFSPNKFIFHSHRTSESKYTQPDAANFNSWRRHLKLTDKGSPDDLAHAWEDVKAMFNGGSRKRTLPMHRHGPERSSPLKPHQGPSNLPRRDSPEIPPKILRCEDNRGGMGSIASITRSYPIIPVPSKSYGMLQNVKIPPPLFPHPYGFPAFGLCQKKDDSGVMGEPNKAHLSGVFSWSSTKDSAYHSFPMFWPTADGLSIPSFPQPQHQAQPQHQAQPKQPSEVLCARQSELDASEQSHRNSNTPKDNVGDSERCSSTQSTRNEDDKSGDEARSMDGKMPVLPRKISYVSAFRPVIKDAESIAKLYSNPGKYNGARAGYLSPDFLRESSSYRSLSPDSVESVGETDVDVETNKSQEDEESLPHSIEDCRSPPVPVLSLSRGADDCASREEPSSTVKEVETKSYKGQSREEGPREALNEDELQKQLMEQVELRKKLEREFQHLKDNFHHQMKRELSYREEMVQQLHIVRDTLCSELEREKKARYAIQHKLKEAHDALHQFSCKMLTPRHCTGTCSFKPPLLPP, encoded by the exons ATGGAGTGTAATCCTCCTCAGTTACCTGCGATACGGGACTCCAGCTGCTCTCCACCGAGCTCCAAACAGGACCTCCCAACATTCAACCCCAACATGAAACCCAACCAGGTCAGCGAGACCGCCCTGTATGGAATATCCATAGTCTGTCTGGTGCTGGACGGTCAGGAGAGACTGTGCCTGGCGCAGATCTCCAACACTCTGCTGAAGAACTACAGCTATAACGAGATCCACAACCGGCGCGTGGCTCTGGGCATCACCTGCGTGCAGTGCACCCCGGTCCAGCTGGAGATTCTGAGGCGTGCGGGCGCCATGCCCATCTCCTCCAGGCGCTGTGGGATGATCACAAAGCGCGAAGCAGAGAGGCTTTGTAAATCGTTTATCGGAGCCCACAACCCTCCAAAACTACCGGAGAATTTCGCGTTTGATGTTTCCCACGAGTGCACGTGGGGGAGCCGTGGTAACTTTATACCAGCCAGGTACAACAGCTCCCGGGCCAAGTGTATCAAGTGCTCCTTCTGCAATATGTATTTTTCTCCCAATAAGTTCATATTCCACTCTCACAGAACATCAGAATCCAAGTATACCCAGCCAGACGCTGCTAACTTTAACTCCTGGAGGAGACACCTCAAACTGACCGACAAGGGCTCGCCGGATGATTTAGCTCATGCGTGGGAGGACGTCAAAGCCATGTTCAACGGGGGCAGCCGGAAGAGGACGCTGCCCATGCACCGCCACGGGCCCGAACGTTCCTCTCCGTTAAAACCTCACCAAGGACCTTCCAACCTGCCCCGGAGAGACTCACCGGAGATCCCCCCTAAAATCCTCCGCTGCGAGGACAACCGGGGAGGCATGGGGAGTATAGCTAGCATCACGCGCAGCTATCCCATTATCCCGGTGCCCAGCAAAAGCTACGGGATGCTGCAGAACGTGAagatccctccacctctcttcccacACCCATACGGGTTTCCGGCCTTCGGGTTGTGTCAGAAGAAGGATGACAGTGGTGTGATGGGGGAGCCGAATAAAGCCCACCTCTCTGGCGTCTTCTCCTGGTCGAGCACCAAGGACAGCGCCTACCACTCTTTCCCCATGTTCTGGCCTACTGCAGACGGCCTGTCCATACCGTCCTTCCCCCAGCCACAGCACCAGGCCCAGCCACAGCACCAGGCCCAGCCCAAACAGCCATCGGAGGTCCTGTGCGCCAGACAGAGTGAGCTGGACGCATCCGAGCAGAGTCACAGAAATAGCAACACTCCAAAGGACAATGTGGGGGATAGTGAGCGGTGCTCCAGCACTCAATCCACCCGGAATGAGGATGACAAGTCCGGGGATGAGGCGAGGTCAATGGACGGTAAAATGCCCGTTCTACCCCGGAAGATTAGCTATGTCTCCGCATTCAGACCCGTCATCAAAGACGCGGAGAGTATAGCCAAACTATACAGTAACCCGGGGAAGTACAACGGGGCTCGAGCTGGGTATCTGTCACCTGATTTCCTAAGAGAGAGCTCGAGCTACAGGTCCTTGTCGCCAGACAGCGTGGAGAGCGTTGGCGAGACAGATGTGGACGTGGAGACCAATAAGTCACAGGAGGATGAGGAGTCACTTCCGCACTCCATTGAGGACTGCAGGAGCCCCCCTGTCCCTGTTCTAAGCCTGTCGCGCGGTGCAG ATGACTGTGCCAGTAGAGAGGAGCCATCTTCGACAGTGAAGGAGGTTGAAACGAAGTCGTATAAGGGCCAAAGCCGGGAGGAGGGCCCGAGAGAAGCACTGAACGAGG ACGAATTGCAGAAACAACTCATGGAGCAAGTGGAGCTAAGGAAGAAATTGGAACGAGAATTCCAACATTTAAAAG ATAATTTCCATCATCAGATGAAAAGGGAGCtgtcctacagggaggagatggtcCAGCAGCTTCATATTGTCAGAG ACACATTATGCAGTGAGCTGGAGCGAGAGAAAAAGGCTCGCTATGCTATTCAACACAAGTTGAAAG AAGCTCACGACGCGCTACACCAATTCTCCTGTAAGATGCTGACTCCTCGTCACTGCACTGGAACCTGCTCCTTCAAACCTCCTCTTCTACCACCCTAG